In Nostoc sphaeroides, the genomic window AGATGCCGAACTCACAGATGATTACAATCCTCTGGAAGTTGGTTTGTGGCAAACAATTTCTTTTACTAAAGGTTGCTATATTGGGCAAGAAACTATTGCTCGGTTAAATACATACAAAGGTGTAAAACAACACCTTTTGGGTATAAGACTCAGTGCCCCTGCTGAAGTTGGAAGTGCGATCGCAGTTGGAGATGAAAAGGTCGGCAAACTTACCAGCTACACCCAAACCACTGATGGTTACTTTGGACTAGGTTACATTCGCACTAAAGCTGGTGGCGTGGGGTTGAAAGTCAAAGTGGGAGAAACTGAGGGTGAAGTCATAGAAATCCCGTTTGTTTCTCACGATTACCCATAAGTAAGGGACTTCCAAATAAAAAAATATCCCAAAACGGGCACAAAACCTCTCTATTTCTCCTCTCTCTGTGTTCTCTGCGTCTCTGTGGTTCGTTTATTTGGATAATTTATTTCTTGGAAATCCCTAATTCAAGTCAAAACATCTTCTTTATCCCTAGCGCCGTAACAAAATTCATCTACCCAAGAAGCTAGACTACGGGCATTAGTGGTTGGTAAATTCACTTTGCTTTTAATATCTTGTGGTTGAATATTCGGATGTTTGCCGTTGCTTTTAACCTCAGTAGTAATTGCTAGCGATGCTCCTGAAGGGAGCCGCCCAAGGGGCGATCGCACTGGTTTACCATTACTGTTAATCTCAGCCAATGATGTGGCCACAGGGATTCGACTAGATGGCGCGTTGCTCTTAACCTCAGTAGCTAATGCCACAGATGGCATAGTTTTGGCTTTACTGTTAACCTCACTGGTGATTGTCGCCGATCCTCGTGAAGGTAACTGACCAGAGTGCCAGCGTACTGGTTGATATTCCCTTAGCAAATCGGAGGATGGCATTTTTACCGGAGTATCTGGAGCAATTTTAGTTGCATTTGCTACTATCAATTCAGGTTTGCGTGTGCGAACTACCTCAGATATAGCTGTAATTAATGGCACAACTTCATCGCCGTGTGACAAGTTGGAATCTAGAGTCTTGGCAAGAGAATGAAGCGCTATCTTGCTGGCAGTTACAGCAGATGACAGATGTTTATCTTCAGAATGTTTCTCATCTGGCAACTCGCTTTCAACTTGGCTTATAGGCATGGAATAGTCTAATTTTATTAAACGTAACTCTTCATCAGGATTGAAGTTAAGTCCTAAAGCGGCGACTATTTTATCTGGATCGTTATTCAGATCCAGCATAAAAGCAAGTATTTCATCAAATTGGGGTTCTAAAACAGAGAGTGTTCCCAAAATAAAACCGGACAAAGGACGACGCAGACCATCATAAGTGCCCCAAATTCGCATTTTGACCAGCCACGAAATATTTTGCTTATAGTAACTCAGCCATTTTTGTTTTAAGGATTGACGCAGCTGTTGGATATTCATGGGATGCCTCACTTCAGTCAACAATATTGCAGACATTGATATTGAAAATTTAGCTTTATTTCTGGGGATGAAACCGATAATAGAGCATCTGTTTAACTCTTTCACCACCTAGCAAATGATTTTCTATCAGTAGAGATACTTCATTGGGTTGAACGCCGCTATACCAGACCATATCGGGTAATACCAGCACCATCGGCCCATTGCCGCATTGTCCTAAACAGCTGCTAGCCGTTACCGTTACACCAGGGATTGGCAAAGCTGCAAAAGCTGCTAAAACCTTAACTGCGCCTTGCTTTTTGCAAGTGCGATTTTGACAAACCCGCACACATTTAGGAGAAGGTTGGTCTATTGTAGGGAAGTTTGATGGTTGAGTTATGTTTGACATTTTTTAACGAACCGCTCCAAACGCAGAGGACACAGAAGAAGAAATCAGGAAGATAGGAAAGAAATAACTCCTAACTCCTAATTCCTAACTCCTAACTCCTAACTCCTAACTATTAACTCCTACCTAATCTATTGAAAGTCCTTTTGAGGCTAGCCATTCAGGGTTAAATATCCGCGACTGATAGCGGGAACCACTATCACATAAGATGGTAACAATGGTATGTCCTGGCCCCAACTGCTTCGCTAGGGCAACAGCTGCGCCCACATTAATACCCGTTGAGCCGCCCATTAACAGCCCATCTTTCCTCAGGAGTTGGTAAACTACCCGTAAAGCTTCTTCGTCATCGATTTGAATGGCATCATCAGCAGGTGCGCCTGCCATATTGGCTGTGACACGACCGTTACCGATGCCTTCGGTGATAGAACTTCCTTCTGTATTGAGTTCGCCGGTTTTGACATAGCTATAAAGTGCGCTACCCAAAGGATCGGCAACAACGCATTTAATTGCCGGATTTTGTTCTTTCAAGTACAACGCCACACCAGCATAAGTACCACCAGTACCAGTTGCAGTTGTCCATGCATCTATTTTACCATCTGTCTGTTTCCAAATTTCCGGCCCTGTGGTTTCGTAGTGGGCGCGACGGTTGGCTAAGTTATCGAACTGATTCGCCCAAATAGCGTTTTCCAACTCAGCAGCAACTCTGCCAGATAGTTTGACGTAGTTATTTGGGTCTTTGTAGGGTACAGCAGGGATGGGACGAACTTCTGCGCCTAGTGCTGTTAGTGCGTCTATTTTTTCTTGTGACTGAGTATCGGGAATAATAATTAAGCATTTGTAGCCTTTGGCGTTGCAAATATGCGCCAGCCCAATGCCAGTATTACCAGCAGTTCCTTCTACAACTGTGCCACCGGGTTTGAGTAAACCTTTCTCTTCTGCGTCTTTGATAATATACAGTGCGGCGCGGTCTTTGACGGAACCGCCAGGATTGAGGAATTCCGCTTTAGCGAGGATTTCACATCCTGTTTCTTCACTGAAACTGTTTAAGCGAATTAGGGGCGTGTTGCCAACAGCGCCGACGAAGCCATTCTTAATATCCATTTTGATTGTACCTGTGTGAGTATCTATAAAAATTTTGGCTTATAGCGAAGCGATCGCATAATTTAAAACTGATTAGCCTAAAATCCAATATGCGATCGCTTTCCTCTGAGGGAAAATAAAATAATTAAAGATTAAAGACGCGATGAATCGCGTCTCTACAAGGGGCGATCAAAAAAACGATGCCTGCGGCGGGCTACGCCTACGCATATCCATACTGTTTACAATATCTGTTTTATTAGGGGCGATCGCTAGGACTTACGCAAAAATTGCCGAAAAGCTTAATTTATCGAACCGCCAGACACTCGATGACTCGCTACCGCTTCGCTATCGCGCTTCGCGTCTCCAAGAGTTGACGCCATCGCGTAGCGTCTCGTAGAGAAGAATTCGTAGAGTGTGCCATTCGTCCTATATGAGACTCGGAATTCATTCCGAGGCGGGATAGAAATGCAGTGCGAGATTTATCAATAAAGATATGGCTGCGGCAAAACTTGTGTGTACACCGTAGCCGATGCTTTGAGGAGGGGTGCAATGACTGTGGGAATTATAATAAGTGACATACTCCCACACTGACGCAAGCGTACAGTGTGGGCTTCTCAGGGACTCCCGGTATCCCGTCGGACATTAACTGAGCTTTCACGCGCAATTCATCTCATCACCTCCCTTGCGGGTAGGTGAGAGGCTTCTTGCTGTTTCAGCTAATTACCCAGACTTGATATTAGTTCAGAACACAAGCCCATTCGTTCAGAACACAAGCCCATTCGTTCAGAACACAAGTCCGTTCGTTCAGAACACAAGTCCGTTCATTCAGAACACAAGTCCGTTCGTTCAGAACACAAGTCCGTTCGTTCAGAACACAAGTCCGTTCGTTCAGAACACAAGTCCGTTCGTTCAGAACACAAGTCCGTTCGTTCAGAACACAAGTCTTTTCTCAACAATTTGTTGTCTGTTCTCGTGTAATTACTGAGCTACTAATCCAATCTTATTAAAAAAAATACCTTTTTTTTGCAAGCTTTACTGAACCACTACATTCTTCTATTGAGCCACTCTAGAAAGGTAAAGTTTAGTAAAAGGTATGCATTGATGCCACGCCAAAAAAGAACCTCTCCTGTGCTAGAAAAAACTGAACAGAGAGTAATCGGATTTAAATCGATTGATTCGGGCCTTGACTTTGGTGATTCTATCAGTTTAAAGAATTTAACCCAGTTAATCGGGCAACTCCGCAACCAGATTGACCACTATAATATGATGCTAACTGCCCTTGACTCGGCAAAGGCAGAAATAGAAACCCTGGAAAAGACCATTCGGGAAACTTCAGAACGCTTAGTCAGTGGTGTAGTATTGAAGTATGGCAAAGACAGCCGGGAATACGAGATGATAGGCGGAGTACGCAAAAGCGATCGCATTCGTAAAGCCACCATCACCCGGTTAAAATCGACCGCAGACTTAAAAGCAACTTCTAAACAGACGGCGTAACTGGCAAAAATTATATTTTGCGTAAGTCCTATAGTTGTACACCCGTAGGGGCACGGCATTGCCCATACGTGTCAACTTAACGTAAAAGCCATGTCCCGCAAGGAACTGAAGTTCCAAGAATAATAGCTAAAGTCATCTGAAGATGACTAAATAATCTGAAAAATCTTTAGTCTACTTCAGTAGACTTGGGCTATTAGCCCTGAAATTTATTTCTGGGCGGGCGTGGAAGTCAACAAGCGATTTCTAGCTTAAGTTGACACCAATGGGCATTGCCGTGCCCCTACAATCGTGATGTAACATTGTACCGTATCTGAATGGTGACCAGTATAATCAAAATTTAAATAGTAATTTTACTGGGGTTTTTAAATATTTACGTAAGTTAAAATACAGTATGATTGACGAGTAAATGCTGACATCTTTTCATTGTCTTAGACGGGATAGATACCGATGACATCTGAAAGCGATCGCGAAAAAGAACTTGAACAGCGAGAACGTATATTACGAGAACGAGAAGTTGAATTGCGACTCCGAGAAATGGAAAGTAACATCCATGCTACCGATGCGGCTTTTCACCAAACTGTGAAGCATCAACCAGAAAATTCCCAGAAACCTTGGATGAAAAAAGTAATTCTCGGTGGGAAGCTCTTTGTTCTTGGTGTGGTAGCGCTGGTTGCGGTGAGAATAGCCTCAGTGCTGGCTGGGTTTATTATTGTTGCTGCACTGGGGTGGATGTCTTACAAATTATTTTTGGAATCTAAAAAAACCAATCTTTAATTAAGGTGTAATTATGATGAGTGATCAGGTAGCAACTGACAGATTTATCCAAGATTTAGAGCGTGTTGCTCAAGTGCGATCGCAGATGTCTGTATGTTTGAGTAAACTTGCCGAAACAATTAATCAAGCTGAGTTAGCTGGAGACTCTTCATCAGGAAAACTCAGTTTAGAGCGAGACATTGAAGATATTACAGTAGCTAGTAAAAACCTCCGCCAAGGTGTATTTCGCCTTTTGGTATTGGGCGATATGAAACGCGGAAAAAGTACTTTTCTCAACGCCTTAATTGGAGAAAACTTATTACCGAGCGATGTTAACCCTTGTACCGCAGTGTTAACAGTTTTACGCTATGGGCCAGAAAAGAAAGTTACCATTCATTTTAATGATGGAAAAAACCCGCAACAGCTAGACTTTCAGAACTTTAAATATAAATATACCATTGATCCGGCTGAAGCGAAAAAACTAGAGCAGGAGAAAAAACAAGCCTTTCCCGATGTTGATTATGCAGTAGTTGAGTATCCCTTAACGCTACTAGAAAAGGGAATTGAAATTGTTGATAGCCCAGGATTGAATGATACAGAAGCGCGAAACGAATTATCTTTGGGTTATGTAAACAACTGCCATGCAATTTTGTTTGTGATGAGAGCTTCTCAACCTTGTACCTTGGGTGAGCGTCGCTATCTAGAAAATTATATCAAAGGTAGAGGATTGACAGTTTTCTTCTTAGTTAATGCTTGGGATCAGGTGCGGGAATCATTGATTGATCCTGATGATGTCGAAGAATTACAAGCATCTGAGAATAGATTACGGCAAGTATTTAACGCAAATTTAGCAGAATATTGTACTATAGAAGGTCAAAATATTTATGACGAAAGAGTGTTTGAGCTTTCGTCAATTCAAGCACTTAGACGACGGTTAAAAAATCCCCAAGCTGATTTAGAGGGGACTGGCTTTCCGAAGTTTATGGATTCGCTTAATACTTTTCTTACCAGAGAACGTGCGATCGCAGAACTCCGTCAAGTCAGAACCTTGGCTAGACTTGCCTGCAATCATACCCGCGAAGCAGTTGCTAGACGTATACCATTACTTGATCAAGATGTAAATGAATTAAAAAAACGAATTGATTCAGTAGAACCAGAGTTTAACAAACTCACAAGTATTCGAGATAAATTTCAAAAAGAAATTATCAATACCAGAGACACTCAAGCAAGAACAATTTCCGAATCTTTTCGCAGCTACGTTTTAAATTTAGGTGATACTTTTGAAACCGATTTCTTGCGCTATCAGCCGGAATTAAATTTGTTTGATTTTCTCAGTAGTGGTAAACGAGAAGCATTTAACACCGCATTGCAAAAAGCTTTTGAGCAATATATCACTGACAAATCTGCTGCTTGGACATTAACTGCTGAAAAAGATATCAATGCCGCTTTTAAAGAACTTTCTCACAGTGCTGCACAATATGGTGCGTCTTATAATCAAGTCACAGAGGAAATTACAGAAAAGCTAACTGGGCAAGATGTAAAGGTAAATACTACTACACCTGAAGAAGATAACTCTCCCGCTTGGGCAAAATGGGCAATGGGCTTGTTATCACTGTCTAAGGGAAATCTTGCTGGTTTCGCACTAGCTGGAGCCGGATTTGATTGGAAAAATATCTTGTTAAACTACTTTACTGTAATTGGCATTGGCGGGATAATTACAGCAGTGACAGGTATTTTTCTTGGCCCCATCGGGTTTGCACTGCTAGGTTTAGGAGTCGGATTTTTGCAAGCAGATCAAGCGCGTAAAGAGTTAGTTAAAACAGCGAAGAAAGAGTTAGTTAAACATCTACCCCAAGTGGCATACGAGCAATCTCAGGTTGTATACAATGCTGTGAAAGAGTGTTTTGACTCTTATGAAAGAGAAGTAAGTAAGCGGATTAACGATGATATTGTATCTCGTAAATCTGAATTAGATAATCTAGTCAAGCAGAAACAAACCCGCGAAATAAATCGTGAGGGTGAGTTCAACCGATTAAAAAAATTACAGGAAGATGTAATAGCTCAGTTGCAAAAAATTGAGGCGGCGTATAGCAATTTATTAGCTTATTATAGTTGATAAATCTCATTACTCTCGTTCCCAGCTTCTAGCTGGGAATGCCTACTTGGAGGGCTGCCGCCTCCCATAACTATAAAAATGTGAGGCGGAGCCTAGGCTGTTGACTTTGGCTATTTTTCGGTAATTTCCCGAAAAATTATTTGTGCTGGTTTTTGCTTGTGTGAAAGCGCCTGTAACAGCCATCTTTACGCCAAAATAAAAAACACAGTTTTTGCATGAAGTCTTGTGGGCTAAAGGGTACAGAGTCAACAGCCTAGGCGGAGCCTCAATGAATTGCATTCCCAGGCGGAGCCTGGGAACGAGGAAGATAGGGGAATTATGCAACAACAGTATGAAGGTTATAAAGATTTAGCAGATTCTCTTAAATCTGCATCTGCGTTACTGAATTTAGAACGTAAATCGCAACTGCATCAAGATATAATTACTATTTGCAATCATTTAGTTAATCCTAGCTTTCGGATTGCGGTATTTGGCCCCTTTAATCATGGCAAATCTACCTTACTAAATGCCATGTTAGGGAATCGTACTTTACCAATTGATTTAATTCCTACTACAGGCGCAGCGATTACTGTCAGCTATGGTTCTGATGTGCGAACTCGCATCATGTTGGTAGATGGGACAGAAATCTATCGCAGTGGCACAGAAGTTTTACAACAATTTGCAATTCTTGATGGTAATAGGCAGATGCGAAAAGATGTAGCATCTGTGGAAGTTTTTTGTCCCCATCCATTTTTAGAAACGGGTGTAGAATTTCTCGATTTACCGGGAACAAATGATAGAGATGAACAAGATAATTTAATCCGAGAACAACTTTTAAGTGCAGATTTAGTTATCCAATTATTAGATGCACGTAAGTTAATGACTTTAGGTGAGCGAGAAAACTTACGAGATTGGCTATTAGATCGCGGTATTAAAACAGTTATATTTGTTGCTAATTTTATTAATTTACTCGAACCCGACGAGCAAAAACAAGTCCAAAATCGCTTGCGGTTTGTTGCAGAAAGCTTTCGAGCCGAATTACCTCCAGGTTTTAGTAATTTATATCGCGTTGATGCTTTACCTGCTTTAAGAGCCAGGTTAAAAGGCGATGTTGCTGCTGCCAATAGTAGCGGGTTAGCAGCTTTTGAAACAGCTTTGCAAAATATTGTGGGGATTTTGCAACCAGATCGTGGTAGTGTGCGTTTGCCAAGAGTGCAAGCGATCGCTTCTCAAATCCAATACTCATTAAAAGCTAAAATTGACCCGATTGCTATTGAAATCAAATCCTTTGATGAGAAAGAAAATAGCAAAATTGAAATTAAACGAAAAGCAGCCGACTTAATTTATAAAGGTTTTACTACTAGCGTAGGAGAGTTACGCGATTGGCTAGTATTACCCAAGCTACTTACAAAATATCAAGCTGATGCAGCAGTTGCATTGGCTGAAAATAACTTTAAAGATTGGCAAACAAATACTTTTAAAAAAGACCTGACTCAGTTACAATTTGCTGTGATAAAATGGCTTTATCAAGCTTACGAATTTTTTCAAGAAGAACGACCGCAAGATTTAATAATTCCCTTTCCTAGCGAACCACAAGTAATATTACCCTCAAAGCCAAGCAATACTGATGATTTGAGTGAACCTGGTTCTATTGCTGTTGGTGGTGGTATTGGTTGGTTGTTAGGTGGCCCAGTTGGTGCTGCTGTCGTCGGGAGTATTTCTTATTTGCTAAACAAGAATATCCAAAAACAAGACGATCAATTAGCAAAGGAATCTTATCATCAGGAAGTTGCTAAACTTTGTATAACTGCAATTGAAGATTATTTATCTGGCTTCAGTAGTCAAGGGTTATCTATTTTGGCTGAATATGAACAGCAAGCCGAAAAAGTAATTTGTTTTGAAGTTAGTCAAGAACCACTAGAAGTTACTAAAAAACGTGAAAGTTTGCAGCAGTTACAAAACGGTTTTAATCAGTTGCTACGAGAGTTAGAAAAAGTCAAAATATCCTCAAATCATCAACCTTATAAAGAAATACCCAAACCCAATAACACTAATAGAAAATATTCGCCACAGCCAGAGAGAGTTCAAACTTATCCTAAAAAAGATATTGGTGTTAAGCAACAACAGGAAAATACTGCGAAGAATACTCAGACAAGGGTAAAATCTGTTTCTCCACCACCGCCAAAAGTTTCTCCCTCTCCACGGAAAGAAGAAGTGGAGGCGAAATTTCGTGATTGGGAACTCAATGAGGAAATAGCGCGAATGAAAGCAGAAATGCGTAGCCCTAAGGCTTGTCGTCAGACATCGCCTGGTTCTCAAACTAACAAACAGCAAAATACAACTCAAAGCAACAAAGCACCCAATCAACCCAAAACCCAGACGGAAAAAGATAAGATTACTCGCGCCTACAGCATTTTAGGATTGCAAGCAAATGCTTCTTTGGCTGAGGTAAAGCAGGCTTATCGAACTTTAGTAAAAAAATGGCATCCAGATTTATTTGTTAATCAGCCACAAATGCTAAAACAAGCACAAGAGAAAATGCACTTAGTTAATGAAGCTTACACAATTTTGAGTGATAAATAAACAACAATATACTGGACTTGTTTAATAAGTTACATTTCATCCTAATTTCATTTCTGCCTGCCAAGCTAATAAGTAAATATAAAATTAGGAAACTATGAGGTGAGACTTATGCAGATGCTATCTTTGAGGAATGGGTTTTTGGCGTTAACCTTCAGTGCGATCGCTTCTGCTGGTGGGTTAATCACAGGTTGTGCTGGTACTGCTTCCCAGAACCAAAGCCAAGCGCCAAATGCAACCGCCACCAATGCTAACGACAAGCAGATGATGAATCACGGTGGTGGCATGATGAACCACAGCATGGGAATGGATTTAGGCCCAGCCGATGCTAATTTTGATTTACGATTTATCGACGCGATGATACCGCACCATCAAGGCGCTGTAGAAATGGCGAAAGTTGCGCAGCAGAAATCAAAACGTCCTGAAATCAAAAAGTTAGCAGATAATATCATTAAATCGCAAAACCAAGAAATCACTCAGATGAAGCAGTGGCGACAAGCTTGGTATCCCAAGGCGGGAGATAAACCAATGGCTTACAACAGCCAAATGGGCCACATGATGGAAATGTCGTCTGATCAAATGAAAAGCATGATGATGAGTCAGGATTTAGGTGCAGCCGATGCTGAATTTGATCTGCGCTTTATCAATGCGATGATTCCTCACCATGAAGGGGCTGTAACAATGGGGCAAGATGCCTTGAGTAAGTCTAAGCGCCCTGAAATCAAGAAA contains:
- a CDS encoding DUF5331 domain-containing protein; translation: MNIQQLRQSLKQKWLSYYKQNISWLVKMRIWGTYDGLRRPLSGFILGTLSVLEPQFDEILAFMLDLNNDPDKIVAALGLNFNPDEELRLIKLDYSMPISQVESELPDEKHSEDKHLSSAVTASKIALHSLAKTLDSNLSHGDEVVPLITAISEVVRTRKPELIVANATKIAPDTPVKMPSSDLLREYQPVRWHSGQLPSRGSATITSEVNSKAKTMPSVALATEVKSNAPSSRIPVATSLAEINSNGKPVRSPLGRLPSGASLAITTEVKSNGKHPNIQPQDIKSKVNLPTTNARSLASWVDEFCYGARDKEDVLT
- a CDS encoding (2Fe-2S) ferredoxin domain-containing protein, with the translated sequence MSNITQPSNFPTIDQPSPKCVRVCQNRTCKKQGAVKVLAAFAALPIPGVTVTASSCLGQCGNGPMVLVLPDMVWYSGVQPNEVSLLIENHLLGGERVKQMLYYRFHPQK
- a CDS encoding cysteine synthase A, producing the protein MDIKNGFVGAVGNTPLIRLNSFSEETGCEILAKAEFLNPGGSVKDRAALYIIKDAEEKGLLKPGGTVVEGTAGNTGIGLAHICNAKGYKCLIIIPDTQSQEKIDALTALGAEVRPIPAVPYKDPNNYVKLSGRVAAELENAIWANQFDNLANRRAHYETTGPEIWKQTDGKIDAWTTATGTGGTYAGVALYLKEQNPAIKCVVADPLGSALYSYVKTGELNTEGSSITEGIGNGRVTANMAGAPADDAIQIDDEEALRVVYQLLRKDGLLMGGSTGINVGAAVALAKQLGPGHTIVTILCDSGSRYQSRIFNPEWLASKGLSID
- a CDS encoding DUF3040 domain-containing protein gives rise to the protein MTSESDREKELEQRERILREREVELRLREMESNIHATDAAFHQTVKHQPENSQKPWMKKVILGGKLFVLGVVALVAVRIASVLAGFIIVAALGWMSYKLFLESKKTNL
- a CDS encoding dynamin family protein; this encodes MSDQVATDRFIQDLERVAQVRSQMSVCLSKLAETINQAELAGDSSSGKLSLERDIEDITVASKNLRQGVFRLLVLGDMKRGKSTFLNALIGENLLPSDVNPCTAVLTVLRYGPEKKVTIHFNDGKNPQQLDFQNFKYKYTIDPAEAKKLEQEKKQAFPDVDYAVVEYPLTLLEKGIEIVDSPGLNDTEARNELSLGYVNNCHAILFVMRASQPCTLGERRYLENYIKGRGLTVFFLVNAWDQVRESLIDPDDVEELQASENRLRQVFNANLAEYCTIEGQNIYDERVFELSSIQALRRRLKNPQADLEGTGFPKFMDSLNTFLTRERAIAELRQVRTLARLACNHTREAVARRIPLLDQDVNELKKRIDSVEPEFNKLTSIRDKFQKEIINTRDTQARTISESFRSYVLNLGDTFETDFLRYQPELNLFDFLSSGKREAFNTALQKAFEQYITDKSAAWTLTAEKDINAAFKELSHSAAQYGASYNQVTEEITEKLTGQDVKVNTTTPEEDNSPAWAKWAMGLLSLSKGNLAGFALAGAGFDWKNILLNYFTVIGIGGIITAVTGIFLGPIGFALLGLGVGFLQADQARKELVKTAKKELVKHLPQVAYEQSQVVYNAVKECFDSYEREVSKRINDDIVSRKSELDNLVKQKQTREINREGEFNRLKKLQEDVIAQLQKIEAAYSNLLAYYS
- a CDS encoding dynamin family protein, producing the protein MQQQYEGYKDLADSLKSASALLNLERKSQLHQDIITICNHLVNPSFRIAVFGPFNHGKSTLLNAMLGNRTLPIDLIPTTGAAITVSYGSDVRTRIMLVDGTEIYRSGTEVLQQFAILDGNRQMRKDVASVEVFCPHPFLETGVEFLDLPGTNDRDEQDNLIREQLLSADLVIQLLDARKLMTLGERENLRDWLLDRGIKTVIFVANFINLLEPDEQKQVQNRLRFVAESFRAELPPGFSNLYRVDALPALRARLKGDVAAANSSGLAAFETALQNIVGILQPDRGSVRLPRVQAIASQIQYSLKAKIDPIAIEIKSFDEKENSKIEIKRKAADLIYKGFTTSVGELRDWLVLPKLLTKYQADAAVALAENNFKDWQTNTFKKDLTQLQFAVIKWLYQAYEFFQEERPQDLIIPFPSEPQVILPSKPSNTDDLSEPGSIAVGGGIGWLLGGPVGAAVVGSISYLLNKNIQKQDDQLAKESYHQEVAKLCITAIEDYLSGFSSQGLSILAEYEQQAEKVICFEVSQEPLEVTKKRESLQQLQNGFNQLLRELEKVKISSNHQPYKEIPKPNNTNRKYSPQPERVQTYPKKDIGVKQQQENTAKNTQTRVKSVSPPPPKVSPSPRKEEVEAKFRDWELNEEIARMKAEMRSPKACRQTSPGSQTNKQQNTTQSNKAPNQPKTQTEKDKITRAYSILGLQANASLAEVKQAYRTLVKKWHPDLFVNQPQMLKQAQEKMHLVNEAYTILSDK
- a CDS encoding DUF305 domain-containing protein, whose amino-acid sequence is MQMLSLRNGFLALTFSAIASAGGLITGCAGTASQNQSQAPNATATNANDKQMMNHGGGMMNHSMGMDLGPADANFDLRFIDAMIPHHQGAVEMAKVAQQKSKRPEIKKLADNIIKSQNQEITQMKQWRQAWYPKAGDKPMAYNSQMGHMMEMSSDQMKSMMMSQDLGAADAEFDLRFINAMIPHHEGAVTMGQDALSKSKRPEIKKLAQEIVKAQEIEIKEMQQWRKAWYNK